The following coding sequences are from one Nitrosopumilaceae archaeon window:
- a CDS encoding 3-hydroxypropionate--CoA ligase — translation MSTVTKVFEQTITTDHKVITEDLSKAILKKYGIKVPGYALVNSAKEATKAAKRLGYPLVMKVVSPQILHKTDVGGVKVGLQNEKDVKQAFNDMYKRLSKKKGVHLKGILLEKMVPQGVELIVGLQNDPQFGPVIMVGLGGVLTEIFKDVAFRMLPITIADAKSMFEELKGAKILQGYRGSKPIDQNMLAKALVQIGKIGTDNAGYFDSIDFNPIVVYPKSYYVVDAKILLRKEFKKDAISKVQPNAEFMETFFTPQSVALVGASATPGKIGNSVLDSIAKHDYKGKVYPINPKSEEILGLKCYPSLSVIPDKVDLVVVCVDLSITAPVLEECAKKGIHNVVIVSGGGKELGGDRAAMEAEIKRLSEVHKIRIIGPNCIGMFNAANRLDCAFQGQERMVRAKLGPVALLSQSGTMGISFLETADTFGLSKMVSYGNRSDVDEADMIWYLANDPQTKVIALYVEGFGDGRKFIETAKRVMAEKHKPVVIWKSGRTTLGAKQAASHTGSLGGSNAIIMGAFKQAGIISVDSYQELAGAVKALAWQPAAKGGRIGLVSNGAGPMIGAIDHFERFGLELAKVTENTVKEMKAHYPVTYVIGSGNPVDVTGGANADDYRYTIQKFMEDPNVDIIMPWFVFQDDPLEETIIDYLGEFSKQQKKPIIVGGNGGPYTKKVSDMIEKHNVPVYDDIRTWVAVASALHQWGKH, via the coding sequence ACTACAGATCACAAGGTAATCACAGAAGATCTTTCAAAGGCAATTTTGAAGAAATACGGAATCAAAGTACCAGGATATGCGCTAGTAAACTCTGCCAAAGAAGCTACAAAGGCAGCAAAGAGGCTTGGGTATCCTCTTGTAATGAAAGTTGTTTCTCCACAAATCCTTCACAAAACAGATGTTGGTGGAGTCAAGGTGGGATTACAAAATGAAAAAGATGTAAAACAAGCTTTCAATGACATGTACAAAAGACTATCAAAGAAAAAAGGTGTCCATCTAAAAGGAATTCTTCTTGAGAAGATGGTTCCACAAGGAGTGGAGCTAATTGTTGGTCTTCAAAACGATCCACAGTTTGGCCCAGTGATAATGGTAGGCCTTGGCGGCGTATTAACTGAAATATTCAAAGATGTTGCGTTTAGAATGCTTCCAATTACAATTGCAGATGCAAAGTCTATGTTTGAAGAGCTAAAAGGTGCAAAAATATTGCAAGGATACAGGGGAAGCAAACCAATAGACCAAAACATGCTTGCAAAGGCACTAGTTCAGATAGGAAAGATTGGAACAGACAATGCAGGCTACTTTGACAGCATTGACTTTAACCCAATTGTGGTGTATCCAAAATCATACTATGTTGTTGATGCAAAGATACTTTTAAGAAAGGAATTCAAAAAAGATGCAATTTCTAAAGTACAACCAAATGCAGAATTTATGGAGACGTTTTTTACGCCACAGTCAGTAGCGTTGGTTGGAGCATCTGCAACTCCAGGAAAAATTGGCAATTCTGTTTTAGATAGTATTGCAAAACACGATTACAAAGGAAAAGTATATCCAATAAATCCAAAGTCAGAAGAAATTTTGGGACTCAAATGCTATCCATCATTATCTGTAATTCCAGATAAGGTAGACTTGGTAGTGGTTTGTGTAGATCTTTCCATTACAGCACCGGTTTTAGAAGAATGTGCAAAAAAAGGAATACATAATGTTGTAATCGTGTCTGGGGGTGGAAAAGAACTTGGTGGTGATAGAGCAGCAATGGAAGCAGAAATAAAACGTTTGTCAGAAGTACACAAAATTAGAATAATTGGTCCAAATTGTATCGGCATGTTCAATGCAGCAAATAGACTAGATTGCGCATTCCAAGGACAGGAAAGAATGGTAAGAGCTAAACTAGGACCTGTTGCATTATTATCTCAAAGCGGAACTATGGGAATCAGCTTTTTAGAAACTGCAGATACTTTTGGTCTTTCAAAGATGGTAAGCTATGGAAACAGATCAGATGTAGACGAAGCAGATATGATTTGGTATCTAGCAAACGATCCTCAGACCAAAGTAATTGCACTATATGTAGAAGGATTTGGAGATGGCCGCAAATTCATAGAGACTGCAAAGCGTGTAATGGCAGAAAAACACAAACCAGTTGTAATTTGGAAGAGTGGTAGAACAACACTAGGAGCAAAACAGGCAGCATCACATACTGGATCATTGGGAGGCTCTAATGCAATAATTATGGGAGCATTCAAACAAGCTGGAATAATTTCAGTAGATAGTTATCAGGAACTTGCAGGAGCAGTAAAGGCACTTGCATGGCAACCAGCTGCAAAAGGCGGCAGAATTGGTCTTGTAAGTAATGGTGCAGGACCTATGATTGGAGCAATAGATCACTTTGAAAGATTTGGATTAGAACTTGCCAAGGTCACAGAAAATACTGTAAAAGAAATGAAGGCGCATTATCCTGTAACATATGTTATTGGAAGTGGAAACCCAGTAGATGTAACTGGCGGAGCAAATGCAGATGATTATAGGTACACAATTCAAAAATTCATGGAAGATCCTAATGTGGATATCATCATGCCATGGTTTGTATTTCAAGATGATCCATTAGAAGAAACAATCATTGATTATCTTGGAGAGTTTTCAAAACAGCAAAAGAAGCCAATCATAGTAGGTGGAAATGGTGGGCCTTATACAAAAAAGGTTTCAGATATGATTGAAAAACACAATGTTCCAGTATATGATGACATTAGAACATGGGTAGCAGTTGCATCCGCATTACATCAATGGGGAAAACACTAA